A genomic stretch from Neodiprion fabricii isolate iyNeoFabr1 chromosome 3, iyNeoFabr1.1, whole genome shotgun sequence includes:
- the LOC124177990 gene encoding gram-negative bacteria-binding protein 3-like, which produces MPEVIITSDQPSRSDLCTRDKLSTLCSTNYESARARLSIPAAHHLSSTIQPITMGTKGFALMVVLVTDIIVNVDSYDTPTPLVEVLNPYGFRVSIPDSPGVQLFAFHGNINQEMEGNEAGTFSVDIVSKKNGRWSHTNPTASLNPGDTLYFWTHVRVNGIGYEKFHQEFHVPAKPSQNTGDSNNGQPQPGDEDVYIFSM; this is translated from the exons ATGCCAGAAGTGATCATTACCAGCGACCAACCGAGTCGCAGTGATCTGTGTACCAGGGATAAGTTATCCACGCTCTGTTCGACGAACTACGAATCAGCCAGAGCTCGGCTTTCGATTCCTGCTGCTCATCATCTCAGTTCGACGATCCAGCCGATCACCATGGGGACCAAAGGGTTTGCCCTGATGGTGGTATTGGTTACGGACATTATCGTAAACGTCGACAGTTACGATACGCCCACGCCTCTTGTTGAAGTATTGAACCCTTACGGATTTCGCGTATCAATTCCGGACTCGCCTGGCGTTCAGCTGTTTGCTTTCCATGGTAACATCAACCAGGAAATGGAGG GCAACGAAGCCGGAACGTTTTCAGTCGACATCGTTTCAAAGAAAAACGGACGATGGAGCCACACTAATCCAACGGCCTCGTTGAATCCAGGAGATACCCTATACTTCTGGACCCACGTACGTGTCAATGGAATTGGATacgagaaatttcatcaagaaTTTCACGTACCCGCGAAACCTTCTCAGAATACCGGTGACTCAAACAATGGACAACCTCAACCGGGAGATGAAGACGTGTACATCTTTTCTATGTAA